In one window of Fictibacillus phosphorivorans DNA:
- a CDS encoding efflux RND transporter permease subunit, with protein MNWLTRFSLKNPVAIFIFSFLLIVGGVFSFTNLKVDLLPNVEFPQLTVQTVYPGASPEDVNEQVTDKLETQLKQVEDVKTIKSSSNESISIISMDFPFTANMDEVEDQVKSIISETDLPEDVEPEVSRFSFGTIPIYNISLFPEKEGENIQAFVNDELVPELKKIQGVNNVSVGGVKETFVSITLDKEKAKEAGITLNAVKEAINSRDLSFPAGTVTDDSITVPVRVEEVVDTVAELKEITISSSQGAPAQSPGGPGGGAPGEAQPGAGGGAPGGQSAPGGAQAPQAPANLKLGDLAEVKETDDVSEITRYNQKASLSMAVTKKQDANTVEVADKVLEVLNKNKYDDKLDYAIGFGQAEGIKDSVNTLVKEGLFGALFASLAVLIFLRNFRATIIAIISIPLSLLVSAIFLDRLDITLNIMTLGGMAVAVGRVVDDSIVVIENIFRRIRKTDGDYDRDELIIDSTREILKAIVSSTITTVVVFLPLGLVGGITGEFFLPFALTVVFALLASLIVAVTIVPILAKYAFKTVKPEKNDGPLQRGYEKLIKASLNHKILVLITSFILLGGSFFLATKLGMVFLPNEEQKTLTINVELPASTNVTKTNEVSLEVEDYLSKRGTIEDVTAGIGSRDFQTGLKRQNVANYFVNLKKDANIDTELKELEKDIKKITDEKAEGTVISLQEVSSGGPPANNEVNIDLYSNNLDDLQKAASEVEEYMKTIDSIKYVSNNFKDTQKQWAVEIDTEKAAEKGVSGFAILGAVSDVTKPVEVGELTLDGDQKNVKVEYDEAVKSLDEIKELTVFGSSGPVKISDVAEVTEKDTVTGIQKLDGKIYAQVSAQVKGDNVQKVTQDVIKGVEDNVDLPSSVSTEGGGGSEETMDTFKDLGLAMLVAIGLVYLTMLITFGRARIPFIILSSLIFVPVGAIGGLYLINEPLSVSAMIGILMLIGIVTTNAIVLVDRIGQNRELKGMPVREALLEAGKTRLRPILMTAFATIAALIPLALTTSSGTLISKGLAIVVIGGLTTSTLLTLIIVPVLYELFFRRQAKREKAKLNS; from the coding sequence ATGAACTGGTTAACACGATTCAGTCTAAAAAATCCAGTAGCAATATTTATCTTTTCATTTTTACTCATTGTTGGTGGAGTCTTCTCATTCACGAACTTAAAAGTGGATCTGCTCCCAAACGTTGAGTTTCCACAGCTTACCGTTCAAACTGTTTATCCAGGAGCATCTCCTGAAGATGTGAACGAGCAAGTCACGGACAAACTTGAAACTCAACTGAAGCAAGTTGAGGATGTAAAAACCATTAAGAGTTCTTCAAACGAAAGCATCTCTATCATTAGTATGGATTTTCCTTTCACCGCAAATATGGATGAGGTAGAAGATCAAGTCAAATCGATCATTTCAGAGACAGATCTTCCTGAAGATGTAGAGCCAGAAGTAAGCCGTTTCTCATTTGGAACGATTCCTATCTACAATATCTCTTTATTCCCTGAAAAAGAAGGAGAAAACATCCAAGCGTTCGTTAATGACGAATTGGTTCCAGAACTTAAAAAGATCCAAGGTGTCAACAACGTATCTGTAGGTGGTGTTAAAGAGACGTTCGTTTCGATCACACTCGATAAAGAAAAGGCAAAAGAAGCTGGTATTACGTTAAACGCTGTTAAAGAAGCGATCAACAGCCGTGACCTTTCTTTTCCTGCTGGTACCGTAACCGATGACTCGATTACAGTTCCAGTGCGTGTTGAAGAAGTGGTCGATACAGTAGCCGAGCTTAAAGAAATCACTATTTCTTCAAGTCAAGGCGCACCTGCACAATCTCCGGGAGGACCTGGCGGAGGCGCACCTGGCGAAGCTCAACCCGGAGCTGGAGGCGGAGCACCAGGAGGACAAAGCGCACCTGGTGGAGCACAAGCACCTCAGGCACCAGCAAACTTAAAGCTTGGTGATCTTGCTGAAGTTAAAGAAACAGATGATGTTAGCGAGATCACAAGATATAACCAAAAAGCTTCACTCTCTATGGCTGTAACAAAGAAACAAGATGCAAATACGGTCGAAGTGGCTGACAAAGTTTTAGAAGTACTCAACAAGAATAAATACGATGATAAGTTAGACTATGCGATTGGTTTCGGCCAGGCAGAAGGCATTAAAGACTCTGTAAACACGCTAGTTAAAGAAGGATTATTCGGAGCTTTATTCGCTTCCTTAGCTGTACTCATTTTCCTTCGAAACTTTAGAGCAACTATCATTGCCATCATCTCAATCCCGCTTTCACTGCTCGTGTCAGCTATCTTCTTAGACCGTCTTGATATTACTTTAAACATCATGACACTGGGTGGAATGGCAGTAGCAGTCGGACGTGTGGTAGATGATAGTATCGTAGTTATCGAGAATATCTTTAGAAGAATCCGTAAAACAGATGGTGACTACGACCGCGATGAGCTGATCATCGATTCTACCCGGGAAATTTTAAAAGCGATCGTGTCTTCTACGATTACAACCGTCGTTGTATTCTTACCACTCGGTCTTGTCGGCGGTATCACAGGTGAATTTTTCTTGCCGTTCGCATTAACGGTTGTATTCGCCTTATTAGCATCATTAATCGTTGCTGTTACGATCGTACCGATCTTAGCAAAATATGCATTTAAAACCGTAAAACCAGAAAAGAACGATGGTCCTTTGCAGCGTGGTTATGAAAAACTAATCAAAGCTTCATTGAACCATAAAATTCTAGTTCTTATCACTTCATTCATTCTCTTAGGAGGATCTTTCTTCCTTGCAACAAAGCTTGGAATGGTGTTCCTACCGAATGAAGAGCAGAAAACATTAACGATTAACGTTGAATTACCTGCAAGTACAAATGTAACAAAGACGAACGAAGTGTCACTAGAAGTGGAAGACTACCTCTCTAAGCGCGGTACGATTGAAGACGTAACAGCTGGTATCGGATCTCGTGATTTCCAAACCGGGCTTAAGCGTCAAAATGTGGCTAACTATTTTGTTAACCTCAAAAAAGATGCAAACATTGATACAGAACTAAAAGAATTAGAAAAAGATATTAAGAAGATAACAGACGAAAAAGCAGAAGGAACCGTAATCAGCTTACAGGAAGTTTCGAGCGGTGGACCTCCAGCAAACAACGAAGTCAATATTGACCTGTATTCAAACAACCTAGATGATCTACAAAAAGCAGCAAGTGAAGTTGAAGAATACATGAAGACGATCGATTCGATCAAGTATGTATCCAACAACTTCAAAGATACACAAAAACAATGGGCTGTTGAAATCGATACCGAAAAAGCAGCTGAAAAAGGCGTATCAGGATTTGCTATTCTAGGAGCTGTATCAGATGTAACGAAACCTGTTGAAGTAGGAGAACTTACATTAGACGGCGATCAAAAGAATGTAAAAGTTGAATATGATGAAGCAGTTAAATCTCTCGATGAGATCAAAGAGCTGACTGTATTTGGTTCATCTGGTCCGGTTAAGATCTCAGATGTTGCTGAGGTAACGGAAAAAGACACCGTAACTGGAATTCAAAAGCTTGATGGTAAAATTTATGCGCAAGTCTCTGCACAAGTAAAAGGAGACAACGTACAAAAAGTGACTCAAGACGTCATTAAAGGCGTTGAAGATAATGTAGACCTTCCCTCTTCTGTATCTACAGAAGGTGGTGGAGGAAGCGAAGAAACGATGGATACGTTCAAAGATCTTGGCCTAGCGATGCTAGTTGCGATCGGTCTCGTTTACTTAACGATGTTGATCACGTTTGGTCGAGCTCGTATTCCATTCATCATCCTTTCTTCTCTCATATTCGTTCCGGTTGGAGCAATCGGAGGATTATATTTAATTAACGAACCATTGTCTGTAAGTGCGATGATCGGAATACTCATGCTGATCGGTATCGTTACAACGAATGCGATCGTATTAGTAGACCGCATCGGGCAAAACCGTGAACTTAAAGGTATGCCGGTTCGTGAAGCGCTATTAGAAGCTGGTAAAACTCGTTTACGTCCAATATTAATGACAGCATTCGCGACGATCGCAGCATTAATTCCGCTTGCATTAACAACCTCGTCAGGAACGCTGATTTCTAAAGGATTGGCGATCGTTGTAATCGGTGGTCTAACAACTTCCACACTATTAACATTGATCATCGTACCTGTCCTATATGAGTTATTCTTCAGAAGACAGGCAAAACGTGAAAAAGCAAAATTAAATTCATAA